Proteins encoded within one genomic window of Microbacterium sp. zg-B185:
- a CDS encoding ATP-binding cassette domain-containing protein gives MSLPAARTGRARERVLTMRGIAKRFGAVRALTDVDFWVNEGEVVALIGDNGAGKSTLVKVLSGVHAPDSGIIEYDGDVVEITSPADAQELGIATVFQDLALCDNLDVVANLWLGRELRTGRTLAEVDMEQQTWTLLRELSAKIPSVRIPVASLSGGQRQTVAIARSLIGDPRVVILDEPTAALGVAQTAEVLNLIERLRERGHGVVLISHSMADVMAVADRVVVLRLGRNNGVYNIADVTSETLIAAITGATDNAVSRRAADRPDGDPAPEGEIIRMTDKSRRGTRNAPGGA, from the coding sequence ATGTCGCTGCCTGCGGCCCGCACCGGACGTGCGCGCGAGCGCGTGCTGACCATGCGCGGCATCGCGAAGCGGTTCGGCGCTGTCAGAGCGCTGACCGACGTGGACTTCTGGGTGAACGAGGGCGAAGTCGTCGCTCTGATCGGCGACAACGGGGCCGGAAAGTCCACTCTGGTGAAGGTGCTCTCCGGGGTCCACGCGCCGGATTCGGGGATCATCGAGTACGACGGCGACGTGGTGGAGATCACCAGCCCCGCCGACGCGCAGGAACTCGGCATCGCCACGGTGTTCCAGGATCTGGCGCTGTGCGACAACCTCGACGTGGTCGCCAACCTGTGGCTCGGCCGCGAACTGCGCACCGGACGCACTCTGGCCGAGGTGGACATGGAGCAGCAGACCTGGACGCTGCTGCGGGAGCTGTCGGCCAAGATCCCTTCGGTGCGCATTCCGGTCGCCTCGCTCTCGGGCGGACAGCGTCAGACCGTCGCGATCGCCCGGTCGCTGATCGGCGATCCCCGAGTGGTCATCCTCGATGAGCCCACCGCCGCGCTCGGGGTCGCCCAGACCGCCGAGGTGCTGAACCTCATCGAGCGTCTCCGGGAGCGGGGGCACGGCGTGGTCCTGATCAGTCACAGCATGGCCGACGTCATGGCCGTCGCGGATCGGGTGGTCGTCCTGCGCCTGGGGCGCAACAACGGCGTCTACAACATCGCCGACGTGACCAGCGAAACGCTCATCGCCGCGATCACCGGGGCGACCGACAACGCGGTCAGCCGCCGCGCGGCCGACCGGCCCGACGGCGACCCGGCGCCGGAGGGCGAGATCATCCGGATGACCGACAAGAGCCGCCGCGGGACGCGGAACGCTCCCGGCGGCGCATGA
- a CDS encoding methyltransferase — protein sequence MPSYSPDALRRWPDVESAELFAIDAADRLLLDESAAARADAPEGSLVIVGDSYGALTLGAADAGATGIRVHQDLLSAERALSANADRAGLAGAFRSLPFGSELLTGARVVLVRLPRALDALDDIAALIAAHADPEVVVFAGGRIKHMTVAMNEVLRRSFGSVDVTHARQKSRVLIARRPLPASDPQPRTRAHAVPGLDEPLTVCAFGGAFAGTSIDIGTRFLLEHLGTPSPVARGDIIDFGCGTGVIAAWLALCNPEATVLATDQSAVAVASASATAAANGIADRVTVVRDLGLASRPDASASFIALNPPFHTGTAVPDGVAEPMFAEAGRVLQPGGELWTVWNSPLQYRGALERLVGRTRQVARNKKFTVTVSTRG from the coding sequence ATGCCTTCTTACTCCCCCGACGCCCTGCGCCGCTGGCCCGACGTCGAATCCGCCGAGCTGTTCGCGATCGACGCCGCCGACCGCCTCCTCCTCGACGAATCGGCCGCCGCTCGCGCGGACGCACCGGAGGGCAGCCTCGTGATCGTGGGCGACTCCTATGGCGCGCTGACTCTGGGCGCTGCGGACGCCGGAGCCACCGGCATCCGGGTCCACCAGGACCTTCTCTCCGCAGAGCGCGCACTGAGCGCCAACGCCGACCGCGCGGGTCTGGCCGGAGCATTCCGCTCGCTCCCGTTCGGCTCCGAGCTGCTCACCGGCGCTCGCGTCGTCCTGGTGCGCCTCCCCCGCGCTCTGGACGCACTCGATGACATCGCCGCGCTCATCGCCGCGCACGCGGATCCCGAGGTCGTCGTGTTCGCCGGCGGGCGCATCAAGCACATGACCGTGGCGATGAACGAGGTGCTGCGGCGGTCGTTCGGATCGGTGGATGTGACGCACGCCCGCCAGAAGTCCCGGGTGCTCATCGCTCGCCGCCCGCTGCCGGCGTCCGATCCGCAGCCGCGTACGCGCGCGCACGCGGTGCCGGGTCTGGACGAGCCGCTCACCGTGTGCGCGTTCGGCGGCGCGTTCGCGGGCACCTCGATCGACATCGGCACCCGGTTCCTCCTGGAGCACCTCGGCACCCCGAGCCCGGTCGCCCGCGGCGACATCATCGATTTCGGCTGCGGCACCGGCGTCATCGCCGCCTGGCTCGCCCTCTGCAATCCCGAGGCGACCGTGCTGGCCACCGACCAGTCCGCGGTCGCGGTGGCCTCCGCATCGGCCACGGCCGCCGCGAACGGGATCGCCGACCGGGTCACGGTGGTGCGCGATCTCGGTCTCGCGTCGCGGCCCGATGCCAGCGCGAGCTTCATCGCGCTGAACCCGCCGTTCCACACCGGCACCGCGGTGCCGGACGGGGTCGCGGAGCCGATGTTCGCCGAGGCCGGCCGTGTCCTGCAGCCCGGAGGCGAGCTGTGGACGGTGTGGAACTCGCCGCTGCAGTACCGTGGGGCGCTGGAGCGGCTGGTGGGCCGGACCCGGCAGGTCGCGCGGAACAAGAAGTTCACCGTCACGGTGTCCACGCGCGGCTGA
- a CDS encoding sugar ABC transporter permease, whose amino-acid sequence MKSVREDPAAAAPMTDPADASVLNPRSVRGAVALLLTRVRGGDLGSLPVIVGLVLIWTVFQALNPVFLSSTNLVNLTMQCAAIGTIALGIVLVLLVGEIDLSVGSVSGLAAAILAVGFVQLEWNLLLALVAAVAAGALVGLLYGFLYTRFGLPSFVITLAGLLGFLGLQLWVLGPNGSINLPFDSWLVQFAQQMFLPAWASYALAIVAAGGYAWILTHRARQRAAANLVSQSYLEIALRSGALLAFLLVASWYLNLSRGVGVMFVFFLALVVIANFALTRTRWGRAVYAVGGSVEASRRAGIRVDRIYISVFVFCSTLAAVGGILAAARLAAANQSSGAGDVNLNAIAAAVIGGASLFGGRGTAFAALLGIVVIQSIASGLTLLNLDSSVKFMVTGVVLVLAVTVDSLSRRKRTAVGRA is encoded by the coding sequence ATGAAGTCGGTCCGTGAGGATCCGGCAGCGGCAGCGCCGATGACCGATCCCGCCGACGCCAGCGTGCTCAACCCGCGCAGTGTGCGCGGCGCGGTCGCGCTGCTGCTGACCCGGGTGCGCGGCGGCGATCTGGGATCGCTTCCGGTCATCGTCGGGCTGGTCCTGATCTGGACGGTGTTCCAGGCGCTGAACCCCGTCTTCCTCTCCAGCACGAACCTCGTGAACCTCACCATGCAGTGCGCGGCGATCGGCACGATCGCGCTGGGGATCGTTCTGGTGCTGCTCGTGGGCGAGATCGACCTGTCCGTGGGCTCCGTCTCCGGGCTGGCCGCGGCGATCCTGGCGGTGGGCTTCGTGCAGCTGGAGTGGAACCTGCTCCTCGCGCTGGTCGCCGCCGTCGCGGCCGGTGCGCTGGTCGGGCTGCTCTACGGGTTCCTCTACACGCGGTTCGGCCTGCCCAGCTTCGTGATCACGCTGGCCGGTCTGCTCGGCTTCCTCGGTCTGCAGCTGTGGGTGCTGGGGCCGAACGGGTCCATCAATCTGCCGTTCGATTCGTGGCTGGTCCAATTCGCTCAGCAGATGTTCCTGCCCGCGTGGGCCTCCTACGCCTTGGCGATAGTGGCCGCGGGAGGATACGCGTGGATCCTCACGCACCGCGCGCGCCAGCGCGCGGCAGCGAATCTGGTCAGTCAGAGCTACCTCGAGATCGCCCTGCGCAGCGGTGCGCTGCTGGCCTTCCTGCTCGTCGCCTCGTGGTATCTGAACCTGTCCCGAGGCGTCGGCGTGATGTTCGTGTTCTTCCTCGCGCTGGTGGTGATCGCGAACTTCGCGCTCACCCGGACGCGGTGGGGACGCGCGGTCTACGCGGTGGGCGGTTCGGTCGAGGCGTCGCGGCGGGCCGGGATCCGGGTGGACCGCATCTACATCTCGGTGTTCGTGTTCTGCTCCACTCTGGCCGCGGTCGGCGGCATCCTGGCAGCGGCTCGACTCGCGGCCGCCAACCAGAGCTCCGGCGCCGGCGACGTCAACCTCAACGCCATCGCGGCAGCCGTGATCGGGGGCGCCAGCCTCTTCGGCGGACGCGGCACCGCGTTCGCGGCGCTGCTGGGCATCGTGGTGATCCAGTCCATCGCGTCGGGGCTGACACTGCTGAATCTGGACTCATCGGTGAAGTTCATGGTCACCGGCGTGGTGCTGGTGCTGGCGGTCACGGTCGATTCGCTGTCCCGGCGCAAGCGGACCGCAGTCGGGCGGGCATGA
- a CDS encoding substrate-binding domain-containing protein: MSLRASARRVVGRAGATLVAIALTGAAITGCAAAGTDGENGAQGTVALLLPDAKTARYETFDRPFFEQRIAQLGDYKVLYTNADQDAAKQQQQAESALAAGAGVLVLDPVDVGAAVTIVAAANAQDVPVVSYDRLVAGGDIAYYVSFDNEKVGQLQASAFVDALTERGQLAGGILMVNGSPTDSNATSFAEGAHGVIDAAGLRILAEYATPDWSPDKAQEWVTGQISQYGPDIVGVYAANDGTASGAVSALKAANVTPWPVVTGQDAELSAIQRILTGDQHMTVYKAIKPQAELAAEVAVALLHGQEVTAPLEIDGTPTTLLDPVAVTVDDILSTVVADGFWTIADICTPAYRAACTAAGLPAE, translated from the coding sequence ATGTCCCTCCGTGCGTCGGCCAGACGCGTCGTGGGACGGGCCGGCGCCACGCTGGTCGCGATCGCCCTGACCGGCGCGGCCATCACGGGGTGCGCGGCAGCAGGCACCGACGGCGAGAACGGGGCGCAGGGAACAGTCGCGCTCCTGCTTCCCGATGCCAAGACCGCGCGCTACGAGACCTTCGATCGCCCCTTCTTCGAGCAGCGGATCGCGCAGCTCGGTGACTACAAGGTGCTGTACACCAACGCCGATCAGGATGCCGCCAAGCAGCAGCAGCAGGCCGAGTCCGCCCTCGCCGCGGGAGCGGGCGTGCTCGTCCTCGACCCGGTCGACGTCGGCGCCGCCGTCACGATCGTGGCTGCGGCGAACGCGCAGGACGTTCCGGTGGTCTCCTACGACCGATTGGTCGCAGGCGGCGACATCGCCTACTACGTGTCGTTCGACAACGAGAAGGTCGGCCAGCTGCAGGCCAGCGCCTTCGTCGACGCGCTCACCGAGCGGGGTCAGCTGGCGGGCGGCATCCTGATGGTCAACGGATCCCCCACCGACAGCAACGCCACCAGCTTCGCCGAGGGCGCGCACGGCGTCATCGACGCGGCCGGGCTGCGCATCCTCGCGGAGTACGCCACACCCGATTGGAGCCCGGACAAGGCCCAGGAGTGGGTCACCGGCCAGATCTCGCAGTACGGGCCGGACATCGTGGGGGTCTATGCCGCGAACGACGGGACCGCCAGCGGCGCGGTCTCGGCGCTGAAGGCGGCGAACGTCACCCCGTGGCCGGTGGTCACCGGCCAGGACGCCGAACTGTCCGCGATCCAGCGCATCCTCACCGGCGACCAGCACATGACCGTGTACAAGGCGATCAAGCCGCAGGCCGAGCTGGCCGCCGAAGTCGCCGTCGCGCTGCTGCACGGCCAGGAGGTCACCGCCCCGCTCGAGATCGACGGAACCCCGACGACCCTGCTGGATCCGGTCGCCGTGACGGTCGACGACATCCTCAGCACCGTCGTCGCGGACGGGTTCTGGACGATCGCGGACATCTGCACCCCCGCCTACCGCGCGGCGTGCACGGCGGCCGGGCTCCCGGCGGAGTGA
- a CDS encoding ABC transporter permease: protein MTSTTRTEAAPDPLASDMIGSGVEGGLGDQVRAWWQRVRGGDMGVLPAVGGLLVLSALFAALSPFFLTERNFANLLNQAAPLVVLGMALVFVLLLGEIDLSAGVTGGVGMALFVVLNAQFGVPWPLALLIGFGFGFVTGALIGFFVARVGIPSFVVTLGLFLGFQGLALVIIGPGGLFRLEVPELIALQNGRLPVWGGWAMLLIMLVISGGTAFWDRARRTRAGVPNRAVSLVYIKLAVIAVLGGAFVFVLNQDRGQSVNPVQGVPVIVPVVLLILWIGTFVLDRTKFGRYIYAIGGNAEASRRSGVKVRWVKWWAFVICSSLAVAAALFSVARVGSVDATVGRDIVLSGVAAAVVGGVSLFGGRGRLMHAAIGALVIAVISNGLALLNLPAGINLLVTGGVLILAATVDALSRLRSGGARV, encoded by the coding sequence ATGACCAGCACGACTCGAACCGAGGCCGCACCGGATCCGCTCGCCAGCGACATGATCGGCAGCGGTGTGGAGGGCGGCCTCGGCGACCAGGTGCGCGCCTGGTGGCAGCGGGTCCGCGGCGGCGACATGGGGGTGCTGCCCGCCGTGGGCGGGCTGCTCGTGCTGAGCGCCCTGTTCGCGGCGCTGAGCCCCTTCTTCCTCACCGAGCGCAACTTCGCGAACCTGCTGAACCAGGCCGCGCCGCTGGTGGTGCTCGGCATGGCGCTGGTCTTCGTCCTCCTGCTCGGCGAGATCGACCTGTCCGCCGGCGTGACCGGCGGCGTGGGTATGGCGCTGTTCGTCGTCCTGAACGCGCAGTTCGGCGTGCCATGGCCGCTCGCCCTGCTGATCGGGTTCGGGTTCGGCTTCGTCACCGGCGCGCTCATCGGCTTCTTCGTCGCCCGGGTGGGGATTCCGTCCTTCGTCGTCACGCTGGGTCTGTTCCTCGGATTCCAGGGTCTGGCCCTGGTGATCATCGGTCCCGGCGGCCTTTTCCGTCTCGAGGTGCCGGAGTTGATCGCACTGCAGAACGGCAGGCTCCCGGTCTGGGGCGGATGGGCGATGCTGCTCATCATGCTGGTCATCTCGGGCGGCACCGCGTTCTGGGACCGCGCCCGGCGCACCAGAGCAGGCGTACCCAACCGTGCGGTCTCGCTCGTGTACATCAAGCTCGCCGTGATCGCGGTGCTCGGTGGAGCGTTCGTGTTCGTCCTCAACCAGGATCGCGGTCAGTCGGTCAACCCCGTGCAGGGCGTTCCCGTCATCGTGCCGGTGGTCCTGCTGATCCTGTGGATCGGGACCTTCGTGCTGGACCGGACGAAGTTCGGCCGGTACATCTACGCGATCGGCGGCAACGCCGAAGCCTCGCGCCGTTCGGGTGTGAAGGTGCGCTGGGTGAAGTGGTGGGCGTTCGTGATCTGCTCATCGCTCGCGGTCGCGGCCGCGTTGTTCAGCGTCGCCCGGGTCGGGTCGGTGGATGCCACCGTGGGGCGCGACATCGTGCTCAGCGGCGTCGCCGCAGCCGTGGTCGGTGGTGTCAGCCTGTTCGGCGGACGCGGCCGCCTCATGCACGCGGCGATCGGAGCGCTCGTGATCGCGGTGATCTCGAACGGTCTGGCGCTGCTGAACCTTCCCGCCGGCATCAACCTGCTGGTCACCGGCGGCGTGCTGATCCTGGCCGCCACCGTGGATGCGCTCTCGCGGCTCAGGTCCGGAGGAGCACGCGTCTGA
- a CDS encoding substrate-binding domain-containing protein, translating to MKKSSILSAAALAGAAALLLAGCAGSGGGATPSETGGDGGGDAAGRACVILPDAASSPRWENFDRKYLQEGLEGAGFEVDIQNAQGDVNKFSTIADQQLTQGCGVMLLVDYQGAAEAVAEKAKAEGIPVIAYDRPFSGADYYVSFDNVEVGRLQGQTVLDGLEAAGVAPAEATVVYIGGDPTDGNAKMFHDGADEVLAEAGVVPAAEPPGAWDQAKSQTSFEQALTSLGGQVNGVWAANDTNAAGVIKVLQDNNLQGVAVSGQDANVAGLQNILLGWQTATVYKPVKDEADAAVEVAVALLSGEEVSTDAELDDGTPYIQVTPILVGPNEVKDVIAAGDASFDDVCTPDVAAACEEFGVTE from the coding sequence ATGAAGAAGTCTTCAATCCTCTCCGCAGCCGCCCTCGCCGGCGCGGCCGCGCTGCTCCTGGCCGGCTGTGCCGGCTCGGGTGGCGGCGCGACGCCCAGCGAGACCGGCGGCGACGGCGGAGGTGACGCCGCCGGCCGTGCCTGCGTCATCCTTCCCGACGCGGCCTCATCGCCGCGGTGGGAGAACTTCGACCGCAAGTACCTTCAGGAGGGTCTGGAGGGTGCCGGCTTCGAGGTGGACATCCAGAACGCCCAGGGAGACGTGAACAAGTTCTCCACGATCGCCGACCAGCAGTTGACTCAGGGCTGCGGCGTCATGCTGCTGGTGGACTACCAGGGCGCGGCGGAGGCGGTGGCCGAGAAGGCCAAGGCCGAGGGCATTCCCGTGATCGCCTACGACCGGCCGTTCTCGGGTGCCGACTACTACGTGTCCTTCGACAACGTCGAGGTCGGCCGCCTGCAGGGCCAGACTGTGCTCGACGGCCTCGAGGCCGCCGGTGTCGCGCCCGCTGAGGCGACCGTGGTGTACATCGGCGGAGACCCGACCGACGGCAACGCCAAGATGTTCCATGACGGCGCCGACGAGGTGCTCGCCGAAGCGGGCGTCGTGCCTGCGGCCGAGCCCCCGGGGGCCTGGGACCAGGCGAAGTCGCAGACCAGCTTCGAGCAGGCGCTGACCTCGCTCGGCGGACAGGTCAACGGCGTGTGGGCGGCGAACGACACCAACGCGGCGGGCGTCATCAAGGTCCTGCAGGACAACAACCTCCAGGGCGTTGCCGTGTCGGGCCAGGACGCGAACGTCGCCGGTCTGCAGAACATCCTGCTCGGCTGGCAGACGGCCACGGTCTACAAGCCGGTCAAGGACGAGGCTGATGCCGCTGTCGAGGTCGCGGTCGCGCTGCTCAGCGGCGAGGAGGTGTCCACCGACGCGGAGCTGGATGACGGCACGCCGTACATCCAGGTCACGCCGATCCTGGTCGGGCCGAACGAGGTCAAGGATGTCATCGCCGCCGGCGACGCCTCCTTCGATGACGTCTGCACGCCCGATGTCGCGGCAGCCTGCGAGGAGTTCGGAGTCACGGAGTAA
- a CDS encoding ROK family transcriptional regulator — protein MVRRIAPPGSQSSLREANRARLVESLKRHGRLTQVELAGSTGLSPATVSNIVKELTASGLLHTSITSRSGRRATLVSLTRQLGLVAGVHFSARQLHIAIADATRTVVTQTTLPLPLDHRHDAELDRLSILLSDMMETLGGTVAELLAVGLALPAPIDPRSGMVATPGLLRGWEGIDVAESLTARIGRPVFVDSEANLAGLAEAREGSARSASSSVFIRVGHTISAGLVVGGDLFRGVNGKAGQIGHVTIDENGPICRCSNRGCLESYAGGPALLSLFPPSEGMQRLSDLIQASYAGDGSSRRVIADAGRHIGIAAASLCNLFDPELIVVGGELGQAGEILMAPMRHSLERTALASANGLPEIVGASFGEWAETRGAITIALDHVIVEADALPFTA, from the coding sequence GTGGTCCGACGCATCGCCCCGCCTGGCTCGCAGTCTTCACTCCGTGAAGCGAACCGAGCCCGGCTTGTCGAGTCGCTGAAACGGCATGGGCGACTGACACAGGTGGAACTGGCCGGGAGCACCGGACTCTCCCCCGCGACCGTGTCGAACATCGTCAAGGAGCTGACCGCCTCGGGGCTGCTGCACACCTCGATCACCTCGCGAAGCGGGCGCCGAGCCACGCTGGTGTCGCTGACCCGGCAGCTCGGTCTGGTCGCCGGCGTCCATTTCAGCGCACGTCAGCTGCACATCGCGATCGCCGACGCGACCCGCACGGTGGTGACCCAGACCACACTCCCCCTTCCGCTGGATCATCGTCACGACGCCGAGCTGGATCGCCTCAGCATCCTGCTCAGCGACATGATGGAGACCCTCGGCGGCACCGTCGCGGAGCTGCTGGCCGTGGGGCTCGCCCTGCCCGCCCCCATCGACCCGCGCAGTGGGATGGTCGCCACCCCTGGGCTGCTCCGCGGCTGGGAGGGCATCGACGTCGCCGAGAGCCTCACCGCCCGGATCGGCCGCCCCGTCTTCGTGGACAGCGAGGCGAACCTCGCCGGACTCGCCGAGGCGCGCGAAGGCAGTGCACGCTCCGCATCCTCCTCCGTGTTCATCCGCGTCGGTCACACCATCAGCGCCGGACTGGTCGTCGGGGGCGATCTGTTCCGCGGGGTGAACGGCAAGGCCGGTCAGATCGGGCACGTCACGATCGACGAGAACGGCCCGATCTGCCGCTGCAGCAACCGCGGCTGTCTGGAAAGCTACGCGGGCGGTCCCGCGCTGCTGTCGCTGTTCCCGCCGAGCGAGGGGATGCAGCGTCTGAGCGATCTGATTCAGGCGTCCTATGCCGGCGACGGCAGCTCGCGGCGGGTCATCGCCGACGCCGGACGCCACATCGGCATCGCCGCGGCGAGTCTGTGCAACCTGTTCGACCCCGAGCTGATCGTCGTCGGCGGCGAGCTCGGGCAGGCCGGGGAGATCCTCATGGCGCCGATGCGGCATTCGCTCGAGCGCACCGCGCTCGCCTCGGCCAACGGGCTGCCGGAGATCGTCGGCGCGTCGTTCGGCGAGTGGGCCGAGACGCGCGGAGCGATCACGATCGCCCTGGATCACGTCATCGTCGAAGCCGACGCTCTGCCCTTCACGGCCTAG
- a CDS encoding NAD-dependent deacylase yields the protein MIDVAAAGQQRIVVLTGAGISAESGVPTFRDAGGLWEGHSVQDVATPEGFERDPAAVLTFYDARRRAAQAARPNPAHRALAQLEAARGERVLIVTQNVDDLHERAGTRNLIHMHGELRRALCTLCGTRHAWSGDLAGRPPCPTCGERMLRPDVVWFGEMPYDLDRIENAVVACDVFVSIGTSGAVYPAAGYVALAAAFGARTIELNLEPSESAVPFDEVRTGRASELVPAWVDEVLAGG from the coding sequence GTGATTGACGTCGCTGCGGCGGGGCAGCAGCGCATCGTCGTGCTGACCGGCGCGGGCATCTCCGCGGAGAGCGGCGTGCCCACGTTCCGCGATGCGGGCGGGCTGTGGGAGGGCCACAGCGTCCAGGACGTCGCGACGCCGGAGGGCTTCGAGCGGGATCCTGCCGCGGTGCTGACCTTCTACGACGCACGACGCCGGGCCGCCCAGGCCGCCCGGCCCAATCCGGCACACCGGGCGCTGGCCCAGCTGGAAGCCGCGCGGGGCGAGCGCGTCCTGATCGTCACCCAGAACGTGGACGATCTGCATGAGCGCGCCGGTACCCGCAACCTCATCCACATGCACGGCGAGCTGCGTCGGGCGCTGTGCACGCTCTGCGGCACGCGGCACGCCTGGTCCGGCGATCTCGCCGGCCGGCCGCCGTGCCCGACCTGCGGCGAGCGGATGCTGCGTCCCGACGTGGTCTGGTTCGGCGAGATGCCGTACGACCTGGATCGGATCGAGAACGCGGTCGTGGCCTGCGACGTGTTCGTCTCGATCGGGACATCCGGTGCGGTGTACCCGGCCGCGGGCTACGTCGCCCTCGCCGCCGCGTTCGGCGCGCGGACGATCGAGCTCAATCTCGAGCCGAGCGAGTCCGCGGTGCCCTTCGACGAGGTCCGCACCGGCCGCGCGAGCGAACTGGTTCCCGCGTGGGTCGACGAGGTCCTCGCGGGCGGGTGA
- a CDS encoding ATP-binding cassette domain-containing protein has protein sequence MSETITAAEPIIQLVGVKKSFGPVNVLKGVDLKVYPGKVTALVGDNGAGKSTLIKGLAGVQPYDEGEVLIDGQHRDLHAPRDAANLGIEVVYQDLALCDNLDIVQNMFLGREELTFGTFDEGRMEKDASDTLRGLSVRTVKSVRQKVSSLSGGQRQTVAIARAVLKKARVVILDEPTAALGVAQTEQVLNLVQRLSEQGVAVVLISHNLADVFQVADDVAVLYLGQMVAQVNVADTTRDDVVGYITGTKTLGGIQHTGTSTIVTEVAE, from the coding sequence ATGTCAGAGACCATCACAGCAGCAGAGCCGATCATCCAGTTGGTCGGTGTGAAGAAGTCCTTCGGCCCTGTCAACGTCCTCAAGGGGGTGGACCTGAAGGTCTATCCCGGCAAGGTGACCGCGCTGGTCGGTGACAACGGCGCCGGCAAGTCGACCCTCATCAAGGGGCTCGCCGGCGTCCAGCCGTACGACGAGGGCGAGGTCCTCATCGACGGGCAGCACCGCGACCTGCACGCCCCCAGGGATGCCGCGAATCTGGGCATCGAGGTCGTCTACCAGGACCTCGCACTGTGCGACAACCTCGACATCGTGCAGAACATGTTCCTCGGCCGCGAGGAGCTCACCTTCGGCACGTTCGACGAGGGACGCATGGAGAAGGACGCGTCCGACACCCTGCGCGGGCTGTCCGTCCGCACGGTCAAGTCCGTTCGGCAGAAGGTCTCCTCGCTCTCCGGCGGGCAGCGTCAGACGGTCGCGATCGCGCGCGCCGTCCTCAAGAAGGCACGCGTCGTCATCCTGGACGAGCCGACCGCGGCGCTCGGCGTCGCGCAGACCGAGCAGGTCCTCAACCTGGTCCAGCGGCTCTCCGAGCAGGGCGTCGCGGTGGTCCTGATCAGTCACAACCTGGCAGACGTCTTCCAGGTCGCGGACGACGTCGCGGTGCTCTACCTCGGTCAGATGGTCGCCCAGGTCAACGTCGCGGACACCACCCGCGACGACGTGGTCGGCTACATCACCGGAACCAAGACCCTCGGCGGCATCCAGCACACCGGAACCTCGACGATCGTGACGGAGGTCGCGGAATGA